Proteins found in one Oryza glaberrima chromosome 4, OglaRS2, whole genome shotgun sequence genomic segment:
- the LOC127770043 gene encoding uncharacterized protein LOC127770043, with protein MAQPATSSRSSGDFPADWVFLDTVAHAGRCRRDNATTTTARARSSDGHPIEVSFALADPPALTRCLVHCPAGLTAGEFSRSPPSVAAADGAFLLLRVVFPHRSDRCMATDWFVYRQPGPAGAPPPSLELLVQRPNPLDVVSRHAAVLSRGDHCLVVDPEWGFHDDDDDDGDDRRRSSSSTCISSRARPSGGAARSRSWAAAPWRRSTLSSSPPRCCASSEEDQWPGSISGTASYCSTRSPGTPPRNDGWFKFIEMGFPHLDPNDARLNRGWEATMFKRRIIRSDDDCYRQWEPCGTVDSASLLLPAADSCVPDCLFPEIFDYEERKLALNNVLSSFPTLDLYRDDVVYMMTKIKDDDPDGWIIAVNTESKRLEGISPFSQESYHLHRIYQQCDFSKHLINKALGTHLAKDMDKLMDQQAIC; from the exons ATGGCCCAACCCGCTACCTCCTCCCGGAGCTCCGGCGACTTCCCGGCCGACTGGGTCTTCCTCGACACCGTCGCGCACGCCggtcgctgccgccgcgacaacgcgaccaccaccaccgctcggGCGAGGTCGAGCGACGGCCACCCCATCGAGGTCTCCTTCGCGCTCGCCGATCCGCCCGCGCTCACCCGCTGCCTCGTCCACTGCCCCGCCGGCCTGACGGCGGGCGAGTTCTCCAGGTCGCcgccctccgtcgccgccgcggacggcgccttcctcctcctccgcgtcgtcTTCCCCCACCGCTCCGACCGATGCATGGCCACCGACTGGTTCGTCTACAGGCAGCCGGGCCCggccggggcgccgccgccgtctctcgaGCTCCTGGTCCAGCGCCCCAACCCGCTCGACGTCGTGTCCAGGCACGCCGCCGTCTTGTCCCGTGGCGACCACTGCCTCGTCGTCGACCCCGAATGGGGAttccacgacgacgacgacgacgacggtgatgaTCGCCGGAGAAGCTCCAGTTCCACCTGCATATCTTCTCGAGCAAGACCAAGCGGTGGAGCAGCAAGGTCGCGAAGCTGGGCCGCGGCGCCATGGAGGCGTTCGACCCTTTCTTCTTCCCCACCAAGGTGTTGCGCGTCGTCCGAGGAGGATCAATGGCCTGGGTCGATTTCCGGAACAGCATCCTACTGTTCGACTCGGTCCCCGGGGACTCCCCCGAG GAATGATGGCTGGTTCAAGTTCATCGAGATGGGATTCCCGCACCTGGATCCTAACGATGCGCGGTTGAACCGTGGATGGGAGGCCACCATGTTCAAGAGGAGGATCATCCGTTCAGATGATGATTGTTATCGGCAATGGGAGCCGTGCGGCACTGTCGACTCTGCTAGCCTCCTCTTGCCTGCAGCCGACTCGTGTGTTCCTGATTGCTTGTTTCCTGAGATCTTTGACTACGAGGAGCGCAAGCTTGCCCTGAACAATGTTTTGAGCTCATTCCCCACATTGGATCTGTACCGTGACGATGTTGTTTACATGATGACCAAGATCAAGGATGATGATCCAGACGGTTGGATCATTGCTGTCAACACTGAGAGCAAGAGGCTGGAGGGAATATCGCCCTTTTCGCAAGAAAGTTATCATCTCCATCGCATCTACCAGCAATGTGACTTCTCCAAGCACCTGATCAACAAGGCTCTAG GGACTCACTTGGCCAAGGATATGGATAAATTAATGGACCAACAG GCAATTTGTTGA